The Epinephelus fuscoguttatus linkage group LG7, E.fuscoguttatus.final_Chr_v1 DNA window CAATGCCATAACACATGACACTGCAGagtacacacactgtacactgcTGTAAGGGtgaatacaaaaacacaaaacaatgatgTTCAAGATTACTGTTTGTGTGCAACTGgaaaattaaaaatctttgaAGTTCTTAAAGTCGTActgtaataatgacaataattagctttatatattttatttatggatCTTCTACTCACTACTGCGGTTATATTTGGAGCTATTTTTAAGTATTACAAGCAGTGACTGTAGGAGCAAAAGGCCTGGAGACTGTGCTGTCCACCATAGCACAGAACCAGAAGGGAAAACACTAAGGGGCTCACAGAGACTTCAGGCTCAGCAACATTATTTACTTGAGACACTCTACACTGGCTCTGGTATTATAGCTACGCTGAGAATCTACTGTTGTTATCTGAGAACACAAGTATTTGGGACCATACCCATTAATAATATTGTACATATGCTGCAGCTTCTGTGGTTCTACCCTGAGCTGGACTGAAAGCGGTTCTAACCTTTTAAATTCATCAACATGAGTTGGAGAGGATTAATTTAATACCAGATAATATCATTTTGCATCACCTGAAGTTTGTTCTTAAATGAAGTTCAATGACACAAATTATTTCACATACTTGTGTATATAAGTCCTGTTTAACCTGTACCTCTAATTTTGCTGTCATTGTTTCTAGCCATTGTGTCTATTTATTTGCAAGTACATTGAGTGCAATTCGAAATGAATGCAGTCAGATTCCTCGCATGTGTACACATACTTGGCCAATATAggtgattctgattctgaatatATGTTTTAGAGAAATATATGTTTGTTCTTTTCTCTGAGTTCATACTTTTTGGATATGTGTTATTTCAAAAAAATTTAAGTAAAATTATAGGTaaaatcatttctttttttaatgaatagaTATGATTTCATTAATTATATTGTTCTGTAAAGTTTTCAAAAATTAATAAACTGAAAGCTGTACTTCTACTGGGGAAACAGGAGATATGTAGTACTTGCTATACTATGCACCTTACATATATGTTCATATATtctttattattacttttagtTTCTTTATCTGTACTGTTGCtgttcttctgctgctgtgacagCTTGCTTGAAAGACAAACTCTTTGATGCTATTTTCTAtcttacatgtattttaaaactttttatcCTCCTGCAGAaacaatgtttacattttttttttcatccttgTAAGTGAAATTAAGTATTTCAATATTTAATGAATTTCAAAGTGTATTTTCTTCCATCTGAGGAACAGTGTACCCTGTAAATATGTATCCATACAGACTTCTTTATTAAAGATGATTTTTGAGAAAAATGTTATTGTCTACATTTCTTTAAATCAAGCTaaagtaaatacattttcattttgttggaGCAGTATCATTAATCAGACCTTTCTTAGaatcaaactaaaataaatacattttcattttgaaaaagttattttctacattttttaaatcaaaattaaacaTATAAATCTAGAAATTAGTCCTTtacatttatctgaaagttagaGTTATTAGTTACTTTATATAGATTAAGAtttttacaaagaaaacaaatgtttattttttaaagtttctCTATTTATCTGTACTATTGTTGCTCTTCTGCTGTTCCAAGTAACGGATTCCCCCTCTGGGCATCAGTAAACGTCTGTTTATGCATGGAGAATTAGCTGTTACGCCCCTGCTTCCACCCCCTCCCTTGTTTCCTAGCAGGCGCAGCGGTGCGCAAGTTTGCGGATCCTACGTAGAGAAGGAATGACCCGCCCTCCTCTccctgtgattggctagtactcgttcCCTTCGTTGGTttgattggttaggtttaggcaagaggagtagGATTGGTTGAAGTTAGAGtcagaatgtcagggtaagccaatcagaggcggAGTAAGGCGGGCATTTGGTACGCCACCGTGgtagtaatccagtatctttggtttAGCTTCACGTGTGCTACACTCGGCTCTTGCTAATGGGCGGCGCCATGGGCGGTGCTATAGTGCTAGTGGTGTCAAGTCAAACAAACTATACACGAACCGGTTCATCCTGGCTCTCCATTGGCTCGCACAACGGCAAGTCACTGACGTCAGCAGCATCCCATTCGCTATATTATGAGGCATCAAGTTTAGCTGTCAAACATCGGTCCAGTGCCTCTCACACTGCCACACTTACAAACACGTTAGTATTATCTGTACCCGTGGGCAAATGTCTGTCATGGAGCTCATCAAGGATGGATGGTTTACTGAGTCTTGCACGCTGTGGCCGGGACAAGCCATGAGCCTCCAGGTGGAAGAGGTCCTCTACCACAAGAAATCCAAGTATCAAGATATTATGGTGTTCAAGAGGTGAGTACTTTTAGCTACAAAACTTGGCTAACGTTGCTAGCCGTTAGCATGTAACTTACTAGCAATGAATGAGCGACTTGAATCTCGTGGGGTCTTGGGAAGTTTCTTCCGCTGGCAGCGTTAACGGTAGCTCACCTGTGTGACGAAACGAGTTTTAGCTCATAAACAAACTAGCTAGGTAGTGAATTAACAGCAGATAGGTAGCCACGGTGGTAACGTTTGTATGGATAACTGATGGAGAGTAACGTTAACAGTAACAGTAGCCGTTACTGACTATTTAAAGTCAGTGGCGGTGCTATTCTGTCATTAAGTGTCTTTTCTCAGCGACACCTGCTGCACCCTGCTCAATATATGGAAACCTTCAGAGTTACTTAGGGCTCATCTGTTAAATGTGCCTCTCACACTTTGCTGAAACATCACTTTTCAGTAAAACCTATGGGAATGTCTTGGTGCTGGATGGAGTGATCCAGTGCACAGAGAGAGACGAGTTTGCCTACCAGGAGATGATTGCAAACCTTCCCCTGCTCAGTCACCCCAACCCCAAGAAGGTATTACTCACATTTATTGCTAGGAAATAAATGAATCTGCAGCATGGCTGACTACACGCAGGATGAGTCATGTTTCCCATGTTGATGGTCggctcctttccttttctttctctacAGGTGCTGATCATCGGCGGTGGAGATGGCGGTGTGCTCAGAGAAGTGGTGAAGAATCCGCTGGTGGAGACGGTGGTTCAGTGTGAGATTGATGAGGTGAGAGCAACAACGCTGACAAAGATTGTGGCTTActgattactgtttttttttctcatactcCACGTGTGTAACGCCTGCTGATTAGTGTCGATGTGTTCTGCTCTGTAGGATGTCATTAATGTGTCTAAGAAGTACCTCCCAGGGATGGCCAAAGGGTTTTACAGTCCCAAGCTCAACCTTCATATTGGAGATGgctttgaattcatgaagaagaACCAGGATGCCTTCGACATCATTATTACCGATTCCTCAGACCCCGTTGGTGAGTGCCATTTTTAAAGTGCTATAACACCTTTCCTCGCCAACTACTACAGGAGGCAATTCTGAGCTCTGCTTCCTTTTGTTTTGCAGGACCTGCTGAGAGTTTGTTCAAGGAGTCTTACTATCAGCTGATGAAGGCAGCGTTGAGAGAGGGTGGAATTCTTGCTTCCCAGGGTAACTTGATATTGCACCACATTTTGTTGACAGTTAGAAGAAGGCTATTGAGTAATTTTCCTAAGAACTGACTTGAGTAGAACCGcatgacacttttttttcaaGCCTACCAGAAAAACTGGGTCTTATTCATGGCTTTTGTTAACTCCTCTGGAGCTTTTGTATTCCCATTTGTGCAGTCAGTCTTCCACCTACTGCAAGATCAAACaatgcccaaaaaaaagaaGGCATACAGGGGATTAACAAGCCACTTTCTTCTTTCACAGGCGAGTGTCAATGGCTCCATTTGGAGCTGATAAAGGAGATGCGCACCTTCTGCAAGACCCTATTCCCCGTGGTGGACTACGCCTACAGCACCATCCCAACTTATCCCAGTGGCCAAATTGGATTCATGCTCTGCAGTAAAAATCCTGTAAGTGTGCTAGTCGTTCTCCATTTGCCACAAACTGCACACCTGATTGATGTAGGGATTGCCTATAAATTCCACCAGTTTATAGTAGAGTGATTCTGTAGCACAGTTAGTTCTCTGCTGTTTCTCGATGACTgaatgttctttttcttttaaattaggAAACAATTTTCAGGGAACCAATGAGAACACTGTCAAAAGAAGACATGGAAAGTATGAACCTTAGGTATTACAACCCTGACATTCACAGAGCATCGTTCGTCCTGCCCGAGTTTGCAAAGAAGGTAAATGTTGCTGacatcatttttcatttctaatTTGAGAGCAGTTCTAAAGTGTTAACACATATTTGCTACCTCTCACTCATTGTCTTCTTGATCATTGACAGGTACTGAATGAAGCATGACCAGCAACAACAGACCAGCATGTTCATCCTCGCCCTGGCCCTCAGATCACAAATTAACAACCTTGTTCAGTGACTTCTTCACCGCCTCAGCACAGTTCAGCACCACTGACGAGAGGAGCTTCCGAAAGATTTTATTGTTGGAGGTACCTAACAATCAGTGGGCGGCGACTTGCTGAGATCTGCGGTGAAAGTGTTAGTTCGTTCCAGTGTCACCTTCCTTCCAGTCTTACACgctctttgtgtttatttattttgatgatgtatttggtttatttgatttttactGTAATTGTGCAGAGCAATTTAGCGGGCTGGGCTGAGTGGGAGGAGCATTGCCGTCAAACCTGACCTCACTCTGAAACTGTACTGTCTCTCGGATTCACTGCATCTACACATGTATGTGATACGTTGCATACCACATAGAGTATGTGCATGTGATGTATTGCTGtacttttatttgttaaataTCAGTTTGTGCTCATAGGAAAATACACGGTTGCCATGTATCATGACTGTAAATTCAGAATACTCATGTGTCCTCTACACATGAACCCTATAGTGCCTGAAATCAGTTTGTTGTTGAAAAAAGATTTGTTCTGTATCTATCAAAGTGTACCAGGCACATAGTGGCCTCGAAGAAAGCTCAATTGTTAGTAGATGAGAAaaattgtccctttaaagtaTCACCAATTTAAGATGAAATAAATCTGCTCAGCTTTGACCATCAGTTTGACATGAAGTCTTTAATGTTAACAgtgttaaaatgcaaattaagTACACATTTAATTTGGCACTATAGCATTAAAGCTTTGCAATGCTTTAAGATGTGAATTCATTATGCAATTATTAACTTGCATTGTTGGGTATTGACTTGAGTACTGGCAGTAGGCTAGTGTTGTAGTAAGCCTTTATGATCAAACATCTTCAGTTGCTACCTGTTAGTTGTAAATCTACATTGAATCTGTTGACGATTAGTGTCACACCTGAGCAATGAATTTGTGATTTTTATAAGAACTGTAATAAATTGGTAACATAAAAGGTTTGTTCAGGCATATGCTTCGTTATTTGCACAGATTTGACACAAAATGTAGAACTACATTTTGGTTCATTTAGCTCTGGGTTCAGAGTTGGTATCTTTAGCCCTTTGAagcctgagcaaattggcttgatttgttttaaaaacatggcAAGGAGGCAGTGAGCAATGACAGaagaaatgaccaaaaaaaatttgcaagaaataagtaaaaagagaaaattacaataaaagttaaaaacaaagaaacgaACAAGGAAATGATATAGAAAAGGTGTATTAAAATTAAAGTATTTATGtactatattttttaaatatataataattataaatataatttcCCCTAGCATTTTCTTTCTtccctatttaaaaaaaaaacaaacaaacaaaaaaaacaatctaaatctattaatttttttgctatttgttggacatttttaccaagttgctcattgcctttttccccatgtttttgaaaaaatgtaCCAATGTGCTCAGGGCTCAAAGGTTTAAAAGGAGCGGCACTTCCTAAAACGACTGTGTTTGTTTCACCGTGGCTGCAGACAGTGGCACCCAGAAATGTTTCACAGAGGTGGATAAATGGGGCCACTGAAGATCtaggggtggcacaccaaacccaaaagccataactgaatttcagggaTTCGATAATGCAGTTGTAGTATGTAGGCTAGTTAAAAACTGTGTCAATATGAGAGAGGAGAAATTGCATACTGATATATTTTAGTTTAACATCTTACAGTTAACATTACTAATTATCCGATGTGCACAAACTAATActggtacagttaacattttgaattccacagcaacactgtgcTAATGTTCTGTGTTAGGTGATTCATTGTTCTCCAAACAGACCTGCACTGATTGTAAGgagcaaaacatttactgggaacaggCCTCCccacccattttcattcagatatcttaaggtgagagttcaagggactcCGTTGAAAACTGCCAGGCCAGTTTTTCTCTTGCCTAACTTTGGTGGGTTACTCATTAATTGAGCTTTAAGACAGTCGTGTCGGCCTCAAATTATTTTGGCCAGCATttgtatgatgatgatgatgatcttaTTCTGGTCTTATTCTGTCATAAATCCCTGAGCTAATCCTAACCAGTTGCAGCAATGCTTTCTCACCACATGCAGGTTAATATGTAATACGCACTGCAAATGGTTACCCCTGAACATCTTGTACTGTAGATACTAGTACGAAGAGCTGTTTTGCACTAGTAAGGTCCAGGTGCAGTTTCAGTATTCAAGCACAAGATGGCATCCTTTAATTTGTAATGTGTAGGCTACTGTAGTCTCATTGCTGAGGTATACAGGAATGCATTTAAACATTGACAAGACActgttcagattcaccaaatgCATATTCGGAGAATGTAACTTTGTATTCTAGGGTTTCCTTGGATTTGAATGAAAAGCCCTTTGGCTCCGTTAAATTGTTCAGATCAGTGAGTGTTTTGCTCTGTGCAGTGACACTGTTGCCCTCAGTTGCATCACGTCTACTGATTGTTGTGTAAGACCTCAGCCCTCGCcacttttttattaaaatgtgacCAGCCTGCGACAGTGCAGTGCGTTATTGTCATAGTGCCTTGGCTGTAGTCAAGGTTGTTTGTGTTCATGAGGGTTCGCATACTGTAATATAGGAAATAAAGCATACGTCTAGTGTCTTTCATTAAACCCACTGAAGAAGTAtccataaatatttaattagGTGTTAATGTGTTTTAACTATGAGAGTATCTACACTGCAGTAACTGAACTCTGAAGACAATGAATGACTTGTCCTTAGAAATTCTTATGTAAGTTGAATTTAGGTGTATCCAGACACATTTACCCACACGTCCAGAGTCACCTGTGTAATAGAAAACACTCAACACATAATCCTCAGATGATCTTTGAGTCAGTGTTCCTTTGTGATCCCTTTCAGAGAGCTGTTGAGGTGTTGCTGGAAGCCTTAAGTGAAGCAGATGTAGTGAAAATGGAAACTTCCGTGAACATTAATAAGATCTGGGAGCACCCAGACCTATCGTCATGCTGACGTTTTTCCACTGTTTGAAGTCTTGGGGCTTCAGGCTGGACTGCAGATACTTATAAAGAGCCCAGTCGTTGTAGAGTCTTcaaacacactgaattgccaaTATAGCTGTTTCAACAGTCAGCTAATCTTTAGATTGGCTCTGGGACTTCTTATGATCAGCCTTGTATGAAGAAAATACCTCAAACACTGTTTTGAAAGCACAACAAATCCATTTCAACATACCAACCAAGGCGTACTGCAATATAAGTACTGTATGTTCCCTGCCGGTAGCGCTGTCTAAAAACGTCACAACAATAAACTCTGGTTTGTGCTTTTTCAGCAATGTTTGCTGGAGAGCAGCTTCTCAAACACTCAAAACTATTTCTTCTCCCACAAGAGTGTATATTTTATGCTGTAATTAACTTTGTATAATCAGTATAATTGGATTTTGCAGTAGTTTAGGAGTAGCTGtcacaaatctttttttttttttttactctgtgaATTACATTCATGACATTGAGCTACATACAGTTGGCACAATATTATAAATGAGAAATAGATGTGTCTTTATGTAGGCTGCATTTTTGTATGATCTCCATATTACAAAGGAAAATGCATCCTAAACATAATAATTTGTTGCCACATGAAGGCAAGCAAAAACTTTGTCCTTCTATAGCCATACTGTCCAGGGCAAACATTTCAAAGAATATTGTGTAGGAGAGACTTGGCTgagaaaaaaaggtaatttaCTCATTGTGAATGTGCACTGGGAGCCAGAAACCATTTCTCACTGGTTTAATCCAAACAGCTTAGTCTATAGTGTTTTGTGAATTTAATTGAGCTGCAGCTATGTCCTAAAATGCACTAACTGAAATATATTGTGCTCTTGCAGCTATTGTTGCCACCAGCAGAATGCGAGTCcagacattaaagggacagttcatcccaaacaaaaaaatgcgTGTTTGCCCTCTTAtctgtggtgctgtttatcagtctagattgttttggtgtgagatgcagagtgctggagatgtctgccttctccccaatataatggaacttaatggcactcggcttgtggtgctcaaagtgccaaataaatttatttaaaaacctcaacagcaatgtctcttttcagaaatcatgacacggttactcaagataatcaacagactttgttgtgaacagtttcatgtaggaactattttctttttaccaaactacaccGGCCAGCCGTatcactgcacaaacacaagtATCTGAGCTTGCTaatattacagctcagccgaggaggacaccattaatatttatatttcatgcTGTCAggagcacgagcctcttgtccatgagtagatgcacacttccttctgcatggtgatacaacTGTCGGGTGTAGTTCAGGAGAAAGAAAttagtttctacatgaaactgctcacaacaaggtttgtggattatcttgagctACCGGGTCATGTTTTACAATACGATATGATGCGATGCGATGCGATGCGGTACGGTACGGTACAGTACaatacgatatgatatgatgcgatatgatacgataccaTACGATAATATACGGTACTATACGacacaatatactgtatattccagcgagggaaatttgtcttggactcaggagctgGGCAAGTATTGCTGCCTTCAACCCgctctcactccgaagtcgtcgaaatctggcacttgggcagtgttTTGCAGCGTCAGACTgataaaaaaaagccatcctttaaagTCAACAGtatagtttaacggcactcGGTGGCATCAGAGGGAAACGCTTCAGGACACGAACAAAAGTTATGatggtgaaagtctgagtagggcaggtggaagaggtggtggatgggtccaacagacACCGACTTTTACCCAGAAGAGTGGTGTTCATGTctataagattataaagccaaaccatgttcttttttcctaaacctaaccacgtgtttttgttgcctaaacccaacatcACGCaatgttgtactgacgtagtgcatttattttgaaagagactgtatgaaaacggtaaatttcctgtgaaaatggaagtgtgttttgaaagaagacaatgcatgtaacaggcagaacttgacatggcgtcccagaacatcaacaaccaacgcacgtACCTTTCACGCCGTATCTGGTCATGGTAGGTCCATGACTAAACGtggatatgtgatgaggtcagagtgagaatgtcatgctgccttacaataataGTCCAGAAGAAATTAAGCATACAAAACACATACTACACAGAACAGTATTGCACATCAGCATTCATGTATTGCAcataacaccagcacacaacagagcgccataagcaaaacacaacacaaccccTAAGTATCAAACaacatcatttaaaatcttaaattaGGTTGGCACagatgaatttttaaaatgattccGTTTAAATTTTGGCATCCTGTATCGTGGTAAAGAAGGTAAAATCTCGTACTCGGTGTGGAATTTCTGATTGCTGATGaatttttgaaatgtgtttatttggtgctttgagcaccacaaatcAAGTGCCATCacgttccattatattggagagaaggaagacatttctacagctgatatctccaactctCTGCAACTCtctctagactgataaacagcgctacaggtaagaggaaatatatgtatttttgattttaggatGACCTCCCCCTTTAACATgacctttttgtgtgtgtgtagttggaATATAGTTTTAATTTGGTAGTACATTGGTGCAATCTCTCCTCAGTCTTTTCCCAAAACCTGTCAGTAGCATCTGTCCTGAACCAAAggtcactgttttgtttttaattcgaataaaaatcaataaaatgaaatcTCCAAAATTGCCCATGGTAACAAAGACCAAAGTTAACAACTCCATTGTATGTTTAGCACTGAATTGCTGACGAATAATTGCTTCCTCCTCTTTTAACAACTGTTTACTCCACTAGACTGGTGATGTGCATTTCCTGAAGGCACTTCCTCAAGTCACGGCGAGTGTCAGACCGCTCAATTGTAATCTGCAGGTGTCAGAGAGGCTCATAGAAGCCTTGTGACAGCAATCAGATGTCGACAGAAGTACAGTGTCAAACACTAGGATGTGTAGATATTAAGTCAGCTTGTGGTCAGTttgtatttcttgtttttttgattGCTGtggcagggaaatatgatcgtTTCCTCTTTGAGTGTTAGGCCAGTTAGAGTGCTTCACACAGTTGATGAGCTGTGGAATTGTCTGTCCACCTGCGTGAAGAGGTCTTGTTTGAGATTGTCTGTCATAACTGTCATTACATTAGTTACATGTTGATGTCAAAACCTGGTTTTAGCCCAGTGATGTCATCGCCCGCTGCAGATGTTCCCAATTTGTCAAAAAGGTTAAGTGTTCTACAGTTTCATTTGTTCTGTCCTGAACCCTTCATCTGCCCTCCTCTTCCATGCTCACATACACATCCTCCCACCccccaaacacactcacacatacacccTCCACCCTCCGTCATACACCCACCACCCTGTACGTCAGTGGCAGACAGGGGTAGAGGCGTATAAAAGAGTGAGGGACTTTGGAGGTAGAGCAGAAGAAACACCAGTGGTTTCCACATCTTGTGACCAGCTGCCACCAACTGCACTGCACTTTCTCCACCACTCTCCTCTGGATCCCTGAGCTGCTCAGACCCtcactctttctccctctccttcaaacacacactcactcacacactcctaTTTCTGTGAGCCTCCTGCTCCTGTGGCTGTAGCTCTTGTCCGTCACCTGCACTCCTGTCACAGCATGCAGCTTCTGGTGGTGTTAGCAGCTCTCATGGGGGTTCTGTTCAGCGTTAGAGCAGCCGCCGTGCTTCCTGTGGAGGACAGGAGCTCCATCCACGTGAACAGGGTGAGGAGATTTTTATTGCTCATGTAGTTCATGGGAAATTGGGATATTTTGTAAGAaagatttttccattttttgagggaaaaatgtttgaataattccattttttaaagaattatTAAAAAATCAAGTAAATAACTTGtggtatttttaatttgatctATTTAAAAAGATCATTTATATAAAGTTTATACAGTCTTTATTTCATCCTGTTACTCATAGCATCTTAAATGTGAAAGTAAAAATAATATCTATGTCTTGAGCTTCCCAGTAAGATAAGTGTAAGATGTAGaattttcacattcacatttccATGATCCAGTTTCTTTTATAATATATTCAAATTCTAATAAatgtgtctgatttttttttttttgtcaggagTTGAGCAAAGAGCGCAAGGAGCTGATCCTGAAGCTGGTGTCCGGCTTGTTGGATGGAGCTCTGGACACCAACATGCTGCCGGGTGAAGCGGCACCTGTGGACCTTGAGGAGCCGCTGGAGTCTCGTCTGGAGGAGAGGGCTGTCTACAACAGGCTATCACTGCCTCAGCGCGACCGCAAAGCCCCCTGTAAAAACTTCTTCTGGAAAACTTTCACCTCCTGCTAACAGTGCCCAAAACAGCTCTGCCTGCCTACAGTCCTCCTTCCCTGCCAGCTCCACATGAACTGTAGTAGATCTCAGCTGTACATATGATCATCTACACCTGTCAGACATGCAGCATCTATGGACTTCACTgacacagtgtgtctgtttgaatattaattatttatgtaTCTATTTATGTATACAATGTATGTATCTATGTATGTAGCCGTTTCTTTCAGGGTCAACAATAAAGCATGgatataacatttaaaatgggAATCACAGTTAATTGCTTTtgtaaattgttaaaaaaaaagagaaaggtcATATTTTCCACCTGCTTCTACAATATAAATGCAAAGTCAGATCTCATGCAAAAATGATGGCTGTATTTTTACTGTGGAGGAGAACATTCACCACACAGAAGTTGTGGAAAAGGTATATATTTCCTTatccacaaaaaaacaagttgcAGTCGTAAATGGCACACTGAGGATACAAAGACAATTTTCACCGTCTGCTGCTCTTAAGAGGCATCAGAGTGCAGTTCATATTTGGGCAGCCTACTTATTCTGCTTCGTACTCcttgctgtttgtctttgtagtTTATAGACAAAAAATATCCTCAAGGGTAAAGAAATATCGTACAAAATATTCCAatttagaaagaaaaatagATCTAGTAGATCCTTAAATTAATAGCCTATCATTTCCAGGCTGCAAGTATAAAATTGCTGAATTAAAATTATGTTGTTCAACAATTTATAGCTATAAATATAAAGATATTTTCACCCAACTTGGTGACAAGAGTCTGTAATGTGAGAGATGTATTGTATATGTCTTTGTGCGTGTTTTATTCATAGTCAGACAGTGGTCCTTATTAATTCCTAGTCACAAGTTGAGCGAGACGCTTCAGTGACTTATCACAGGTTATGTCAGTAAATAAATCAGAAGCTTCCCCCGTGTTCAATTAatgctgtcagcagcagctaaGGTACATGTAGTCTGGGAGGTGGAAATCTGTTGCACAATAGAAcagttgggggaaaaaatgcaagTGACAAAAAAGGTGTGTAGCGTTGATATGAATGTGACCTCACTGAATGCGCAGGCAAGGCTGCAGTCGCATGGTGAGATAATGAAGTGCTCCCCGTGTGACCCTATCAACCCGGCCTTCGATTCTTGCTGCAAACAAGATCCTGCGTTGGCTAGCGGCGGCCCGACCCTCAATCAGTAACACTGCAATTACCACACACTCTCACAGCCCTCTGGCATACATGTACGGCCATTGTGATATGTGTGTCTTTTAACCACTGACTGAGGTAGGGAGTTGAGTGGGTGCTGGCTACAGTCAAATATTGACTTCCAAGCTGGGCCCACAGTCCCTATTAGTGAACTGATGGATTTCATGTGGGAAATTAGATGCAGGTAAAATATCCTGCAGTTCGAGCCAGTTTAAATAAGTAGTGTTTTTTAGAGCTGTGAGTAGATGGCTAATCACATCACTGGGCAAAAACAACCACCAAAATAACACTGCATTAAATAGAGGACTGCTAAATAATGGAGGCAAATGTCTGATCATTAAAGGAGCACTTTCAGTACATTATGAAATAATACGTATTCAAATCTAACACAATATATAG harbors:
- the sst7 gene encoding cortistatin, producing the protein MQLLVVLAALMGVLFSVRAAAVLPVEDRSSIHVNRELSKERKELILKLVSGLLDGALDTNMLPGEAAPVDLEEPLESRLEERAVYNRLSLPQRDRKAPCKNFFWKTFTSC
- the srm gene encoding spermidine synthase, with amino-acid sequence MSVMELIKDGWFTESCTLWPGQAMSLQVEEVLYHKKSKYQDIMVFKSKTYGNVLVLDGVIQCTERDEFAYQEMIANLPLLSHPNPKKVLIIGGGDGGVLREVVKNPLVETVVQCEIDEDVINVSKKYLPGMAKGFYSPKLNLHIGDGFEFMKKNQDAFDIIITDSSDPVGPAESLFKESYYQLMKAALREGGILASQGECQWLHLELIKEMRTFCKTLFPVVDYAYSTIPTYPSGQIGFMLCSKNPETIFREPMRTLSKEDMESMNLRYYNPDIHRASFVLPEFAKKVLNEA